One stretch of Arachis hypogaea cultivar Tifrunner chromosome 20, arahy.Tifrunner.gnm2.J5K5, whole genome shotgun sequence DNA includes these proteins:
- the LOC112782833 gene encoding la-related protein 6C, producing the protein MAQVQAEEKMIPEDPEKGGSGGAAAAQESAQSGFKFNAQAPEFVPRSHTQVPISGYFYPCFQILGGSSDSDWFYVGDHDPAACLIPAAATSAIAAAPIPNCSNKNVLTPDLQQKIIKQVEYQFSDMSLLANESFQKQVNKDPEGYVPISLIASTKKIKSLTNNTHLITQALRSSSKVVLSPDGKKVKRKNPFTEKDKEELQSRTVVAENLPDDHSHQNIQKIFSVVGSVKTIRICHPPESNSSRPKGDFFISNKLHALVEYETPDVAEKAVEKLNDERNWRKGMRVRVLFRCSPKSVLKSRKSDFDGYLDDDDMLNSDSAEDSSHSNNTELTADTNVDENSVGSKKGWARGRGKGRGRTQIHAGRGLLAPPSQPSSVVLCEASTKSNTKGPRMPDGTRGFTMGRGKPINSPALASSPQE; encoded by the exons atGGCGCAGGTACAAGCCGAAGAGAAGATGATCCCTGAGGATCCAGAAAAAGGTGGTAGCGGGGGTGCTGCTGCTGCACAAGAGAGTGCGCAATCGGGTTTCAAGTTCAATGCGCAAGCACCTGAATTTGTTCCAAGATCGCATACGCAGGTTCCGATTTCCGGTTATTTCTATCCCTGCTTTCAGATTCTTGGTGGATCTTCTGATTCGGATTGGTTCTACGTTGGAGATCATGATCCTGCCGCATGTTTGATCCCTGCCGCTGCCACCTCCGCCATCGCCGCTGCTCCAATCCCTAATTGCTCCAACAAGAATGTCCTCACCCCTGATCTCCAGCAAAAGATCATCAAGCAG GTGGAGTACCAGTTTAGTGATATGAGCTTACTGGCAAATGAATCTTTTCAGAAACAGGTGAATAAAGATCCTGAAGGTTATG TTCCAATAAGCCTAATTGCTTCAACCAAAAAGATCAAATCCCTAACTAATAACACTCATCTAATCACCCAGGCTCTCCGTTCATCTTCGAAAGTT GTTTTGAGTCCTGATGGCAAGAAGGTTAAACGTAAAAACCCTTTCACCGAAAAGGATAAAGAGGAATTGCAG TCTCGTACTGTTGTGGCAGAGAATTTACCGGATGATCATTCCCATCAAAATATTCAGAAAATATTCTCTGTAGTTGGAAG TGTGAAAACAATTAGAATATGCCATCCCCCAGAATCCAATTCTTCACGTCCAAAGGGTGATTTTTTCATCAGTAACAAG CTTCATGCACTTGTGGAGTATGAGACACCGGATGTAGCTGAGAAAGCT GTTGAGAAGTTAAACGATGAAAGGAACTGGCGGAAAGGTATGCGAGTAAGGGTGCTGTTTAGATGTTCG CCCAAATCTGTCCTGAAGAGCAGAAAGTCGGATTTCGATGGCTATTTGGATGACGATGACATGCTAAATTCTGATTCTGCTGAGGATTCGTCTCATTCAAACAACACTGAATTAACTGCTGACACTAAT GTTGACGAAAATTCAGTAGGATCGAAGAAAGGATGGGCTAGAGGCCGTGGAAAGGGAAGAGGACGCACTCAAATTCACGCTGGTCGTGGCCTACTTGCGCCACCTTCTCAACCGAGCAGCGTTGTCCTTTGCGAAGCATCTACTAAATCCAACACCAAGGGCCCGCGAATGCCAGATGGGACAAGAGGTTTCACCATGGGGCGGGGCAAGCCGATCAACTCTCCCGCTCTAGCCTCTTCGCCTCAAGAGTGA
- the LOC112782831 gene encoding uncharacterized protein — MVVTDGSRILGLGDWSSWKWQSIGKLDLYVAAAGINPKGEFAPWDDSVAVNDIVAGLKGFRDDDVKPFSSGLNSAETQAM, encoded by the exons ATGGTTGTTACTGATGGGAGCAGAATTTTGGGACTTGGAGATTGGAGTTCATGGAAATGGCAATCCATTGGGAAGCTTGATCTGTATGTTGCAGCTGCTGGGATAAATCCTAAAGG AGAGTTCGCACCCTGGGATGATTCCGTCGCCGTGAATGACATTGTTGCTGGTCTAAAAGGATTCAGAGATGATGATGTGAAGCCATTTTCTTCTGGTTTGAATTCAGCTGAGACACAG GCCATGTAA